One genomic region from Nitrospirota bacterium encodes:
- a CDS encoding sigma-54-dependent Fis family transcriptional regulator, which produces MTQAAKATILVVDDEKNIREVLADTLGDEGYEVITASSGEQALDSVREFSPEVIFLDVWMPGMDGIETLKAVKDASKESSVIMISGHSNIDTAVQATKLGAYDFLEKPLATEKVLIVVRRALEKQRLEKENIALRTSGWEIIGENPKMKLLRDEISKAASSQGRVLIFGESGTGKELVARALHESSDRKDRDFIEVNCAAIPNELIESELFGHEKGSFTGAFERKKGKFELADKGTLFLDEVGDMALATQAKLLRVIETQEFQRVGGSKNIKVDVRIIAATNKNLQDEIKKAIFREDLYFRLNVIPVNVPPLKERKDDIPLLVEHFLKNFAMQYGRKAKKISQATLDALISYDWPGNVRELKNTIERFVIMNSTETIDSKDLPSLSSAEPDYLGYKTLREAREQFEKYFILKKLSENNWNVSKTAEDMDIERSNLHRKIKALGIDLGRSD; this is translated from the coding sequence ATGACACAGGCTGCAAAGGCCACAATACTTGTGGTGGATGATGAAAAAAATATCAGGGAAGTCCTTGCCGATACCCTCGGTGATGAAGGCTATGAGGTTATAACCGCATCTTCAGGCGAACAGGCGTTAGACTCTGTCAGGGAATTTTCTCCTGAGGTTATATTCCTTGACGTATGGATGCCGGGGATGGACGGCATAGAAACCCTTAAGGCCGTCAAGGATGCAAGCAAGGAATCATCCGTGATAATGATCTCAGGACATTCCAATATAGATACCGCAGTACAGGCGACTAAATTAGGCGCTTATGATTTTCTGGAAAAACCGCTTGCAACTGAAAAGGTGCTTATTGTTGTCAGGCGCGCGCTGGAAAAACAGCGGCTTGAGAAGGAAAATATTGCATTAAGAACCAGCGGATGGGAGATAATCGGGGAGAATCCGAAAATGAAACTTCTCAGAGATGAAATTTCAAAGGCGGCGTCTTCTCAGGGCAGAGTGCTTATATTCGGCGAAAGCGGAACAGGGAAAGAGCTTGTCGCAAGGGCATTGCACGAATCAAGCGACAGGAAAGACAGGGATTTCATAGAGGTAAACTGCGCCGCAATTCCCAATGAACTTATAGAAAGCGAACTGTTCGGTCATGAAAAAGGCTCTTTTACCGGCGCCTTTGAACGCAAAAAAGGCAAATTTGAACTTGCAGACAAGGGAACGCTTTTTCTGGATGAAGTGGGAGACATGGCGCTTGCCACACAGGCAAAGCTCCTGAGGGTGATTGAGACTCAGGAATTTCAGAGGGTCGGAGGAAGCAAAAACATAAAGGTTGATGTAAGGATAATTGCGGCAACAAACAAAAACCTGCAGGATGAAATTAAGAAGGCAATCTTCAGGGAAGATCTGTATTTCAGGCTGAACGTAATTCCGGTAAATGTCCCTCCGCTCAAGGAAAGAAAGGACGACATCCCGCTTCTGGTAGAGCACTTCCTTAAAAATTTCGCCATGCAATACGGCAGGAAGGCAAAAAAGATTAGTCAGGCAACACTTGACGCCCTGATAAGCTATGACTGGCCCGGCAATGTAAGGGAGCTTAAAAACACCATTGAGCGTTTTGTAATAATGAACTCCACTGAAACCATTGACTCAAAGGATCTTCCCTCCCTCAGCAGCGCGGAGCCTGATTATCTCGGTTATAAGACGCTGAGAGAGGCGCGGGAGCAGTTTGAAAAATATTTCATTCTGAAAAAACTCAGTGAAAACAACTGGAATGTCTCAAAAACAGCAGAAGACATGGACATAGAAAGAAGCAACCTCCACAGGAAAATCAAGGCGCTGGGGATAGATTTGGGACGCAGTGATTAA
- a CDS encoding DUF4390 domain-containing protein: MVNFSNNFQSGKLFTLIFCAYLISTASAATAEIIGPAIKIQNNNIMIGTGFSNIKEIENAIKSGVEKEIVFTIELFREWDFWPDEFVHARKIQKVIKYDNLRGQYRTSSHDGTVVKERYFKEFNDLKEWLFTVKDVNLINVKELEQGKYFVRVVVESKSREIPPVIGFFMLFIPEIETSLAKKSPTFVVGEHPALRNPR, from the coding sequence ATGGTAAATTTTTCAAATAATTTTCAGTCCGGAAAATTATTTACCTTAATTTTCTGTGCATATCTAATCTCAACGGCATCCGCCGCAACTGCTGAAATCATCGGACCTGCCATAAAGATACAAAACAATAATATCATGATAGGCACGGGTTTTTCCAATATCAAGGAAATAGAGAATGCCATAAAGTCAGGGGTTGAAAAAGAAATCGTCTTTACCATAGAGCTTTTCAGGGAATGGGATTTCTGGCCTGATGAATTTGTACATGCAAGGAAAATCCAGAAGGTCATTAAATATGACAACCTGAGGGGGCAGTACAGGACATCGTCTCATGACGGAACAGTTGTTAAGGAACGCTACTTTAAAGAATTCAATGACCTGAAGGAGTGGCTCTTTACGGTCAAGGATGTTAACCTCATTAATGTCAAAGAGCTTGAGCAGGGCAAATATTTTGTCAGGGTTGTGGTTGAATCAAAAAGCAGGGAGATTCCGCCTGTCATAGGCTTCTTTATGCTATTCATTCCCGAAATAGAAACAAGCCTTGCCAAAAAATCCCCGACATTTGTCGTTGGGGAACACCCGGCTCTGAGGAATCCCCGATGA
- a CDS encoding molecular chaperone TorD family protein — MENTKAKNMAETARHRSNVYGLLAMIYREEPTAVLLRGITDKGFLSVLSNLGIKFDKGFFDQPEKKLLEDLSVEFARLFLGPGRHISPHESVHHERADGDWGRLWGRSTVEVKKFVESLGFQYKSDYKGLPDHISVELEFMHELTKNEADALEAEDIESALKCREIEKKFIKEHLLKWIPAFSGKIINEAELSFYREMARLTKSFIEIEKTECLEGLH, encoded by the coding sequence ATGGAAAACACAAAAGCTAAAAATATGGCTGAGACGGCAAGGCACAGAAGTAATGTCTATGGCTTATTAGCCATGATTTACAGGGAAGAACCAACAGCGGTTCTGCTTAGGGGAATCACGGATAAAGGATTTTTGTCTGTCCTGTCCAATTTAGGGATTAAATTTGATAAAGGTTTTTTTGATCAGCCTGAAAAAAAACTCCTTGAAGACCTGTCAGTTGAGTTCGCAAGGCTGTTTTTGGGCCCGGGCAGACACATATCTCCCCATGAGTCAGTTCATCATGAAAGGGCTGACGGCGATTGGGGAAGGTTGTGGGGCAGGTCTACAGTAGAGGTTAAGAAGTTTGTTGAATCACTTGGGTTCCAATATAAATCAGACTATAAAGGTCTGCCAGACCATATCAGTGTGGAATTAGAATTTATGCATGAACTTACTAAAAATGAAGCAGATGCTTTGGAGGCAGAAGATATTGAGAGTGCATTAAAGTGCCGAGAGATTGAGAAAAAATTCATTAAAGAACATCTGTTAAAATGGATACCCGCATTTAGCGGTAAAATTATTAATGAAGCAGAGTTGTCATTCTACAGGGAGATGGCAAGACTGACTAAAAGTTTTATTGAGATTGAAAAGACAGAGTGCCTTGAAGGACTTCATTAA
- a CDS encoding HAMP domain-containing protein, producing the protein MKPLKTLLGLFAISILAIIITGFVLKYLGIEHGPLIIKTGIVFLAVNIVLYLLLLIIFVIRNLTALYYEKQQKIMGSRFRTRLVIAFVGLTFIPSILLFILSNQLINNTIDKWFSIEVQGPVSDSMAIARVFYQKERKNAQSYADSLAANRTAVNRETGNYKTYFLRQSDGSGLVDDAFKGLADTEIISKNSGDIIRAASPVREGGIVSGVVLVETAIPKNIVEKMESIKKAYNEYQQIGTLQTPMKFIYFLILTVTTLVIIFLALWIALRIAKGITIPIRSLVEATKNVADGDLNIRIDLKRDDEIGLLINSFNKMVGDIRKAYLSMEAIIENINTGVILLERSGRIYTLNNAACSMLNLDRASVTGKSPREILGKIKSEELNSMINQLGEKNFRAIEREIHANVEGKLVNMRVYITALKDAGGNFMGILVVFDDITDVIKAQRALAWQEVARRIAHEIKNPLTPIQLSTERLLKKWDEKSGDFDEVLRRSAKTIVNEVNSLRNLVNEFSRFGKMPKLNLQPTDIKPVIEEILNLYKDVKEVNITTSFQDTPEIEADQEQLKRALINLIDNAIHAKTENIWLNIFYEPSLESVRIEVIDDGIGIKNEDKDKLFLPYFSTKEEGTGLGLAIVDKIISRHRGYIRVKDNKPKGTQFIIELPVVRK; encoded by the coding sequence ATGAAACCGCTCAAGACGCTTTTAGGCCTTTTTGCCATCAGCATCCTCGCAATAATTATCACCGGCTTTGTGCTTAAATATCTCGGGATTGAGCATGGTCCTCTGATAATAAAAACCGGCATTGTTTTTCTTGCGGTAAATATTGTACTTTACCTCCTTCTTCTGATTATTTTCGTAATCCGCAACCTCACTGCGCTTTACTATGAAAAACAACAGAAAATCATGGGGTCAAGGTTCAGGACCAGGCTTGTCATTGCCTTTGTCGGGCTTACCTTCATACCGTCAATACTGCTTTTTATCCTTTCAAACCAGCTCATAAACAATACCATTGATAAATGGTTTTCTATTGAGGTTCAGGGTCCGGTAAGCGATTCAATGGCAATTGCCAGAGTCTTTTACCAGAAAGAAAGAAAAAACGCACAAAGCTATGCAGATTCATTGGCGGCAAACAGGACAGCAGTCAACAGGGAAACCGGAAACTATAAAACTTATTTTCTAAGACAATCAGACGGCTCCGGCCTTGTTGACGACGCCTTTAAGGGACTTGCCGATACGGAGATAATATCAAAAAACAGCGGCGACATTATCAGGGCGGCATCTCCAGTCAGAGAAGGGGGTATAGTCTCCGGAGTGGTGCTGGTTGAGACAGCCATTCCTAAAAATATTGTGGAGAAAATGGAGTCCATCAAAAAGGCTTACAACGAATACCAGCAGATCGGGACGCTTCAGACCCCGATGAAGTTTATCTACTTTCTGATTCTCACAGTCACCACACTTGTAATTATTTTTCTTGCGCTCTGGATTGCGCTCCGCATTGCAAAAGGCATAACAATACCCATTAGGTCCCTTGTGGAGGCTACAAAAAATGTTGCGGACGGGGATCTGAATATCAGGATTGATTTAAAAAGGGACGATGAAATAGGCCTGCTGATTAATTCATTCAACAAGATGGTCGGGGATATCCGCAAGGCATATCTCAGCATGGAGGCGATAATTGAAAATATAAACACCGGCGTGATACTCCTTGAACGCTCAGGCAGGATTTATACACTGAACAACGCAGCATGTTCAATGCTGAATTTAGACCGCGCCTCTGTTACAGGGAAAAGCCCGAGAGAAATTCTCGGCAAAATCAAATCCGAAGAACTGAACTCCATGATAAATCAATTAGGGGAAAAGAACTTCAGGGCGATAGAGCGTGAAATTCACGCAAACGTAGAGGGCAAACTCGTGAATATGCGGGTTTACATTACGGCATTGAAAGATGCAGGCGGTAATTTTATGGGAATACTTGTCGTCTTTGACGACATCACAGACGTCATAAAGGCGCAGCGTGCGCTGGCGTGGCAGGAAGTCGCCCGGCGCATTGCCCATGAAATAAAAAACCCGCTTACACCCATACAGCTTTCAACTGAACGGCTTCTTAAAAAATGGGATGAAAAATCCGGAGATTTTGATGAGGTCTTAAGGAGGTCGGCAAAAACTATTGTGAATGAGGTCAACAGCCTGCGAAACCTTGTCAATGAATTTTCAAGGTTCGGCAAGATGCCCAAGCTGAACCTCCAGCCGACTGATATTAAACCCGTAATTGAAGAAATATTAAACCTCTACAAAGACGTGAAGGAGGTAAATATTACGACATCGTTTCAGGACACGCCTGAGATTGAAGCGGATCAGGAACAGTTAAAAAGGGCCTTGATAAATCTCATAGACAATGCCATTCATGCAAAAACAGAAAATATATGGTTAAATATATTCTACGAGCCATCTCTGGAAAGCGTCAGAATAGAAGTCATAGATGACGGAATCGGGATAAAAAATGAAGACAAGGACAAGCTCTTCCTGCCTTATTTTTCAACAAAAGAAGAAGGCACAGGGCTCGGCCTTGCAATCGTTGATAAAATAATATCAAGGCACAGGGGATACATAAGGGTAAAAGACAACAAGCCGAAAGGCACGCAGTTTATTATAGAACTGCCTGTTGTAAGGAAATGA
- a CDS encoding 4Fe-4S dicluster domain-containing protein: MSEDKALSRRDLLKTGGAAAAATAVAGVLPISKAEGANAGLPRWAMIIDLRKCIGCRGCTVACKSEFGVPLGRWSAVVKQIESGKYPKARKDFLPRLCNHCSGGKEEVPPCVKICPQYPLDRKEFVTPDGKVHKYRDGATYKRPDGMVLFDNSQCIGCGKCIEKCPYGVRYFNPFVTAGKDNTKNGIGKCTLCQHRVDKGLIPSCVNTCQGSARIFGDLNDPDSEVSRLVKEFNLLKDREKTTLLPQEKTEPYVFYIDPKNVLKAYKINSKKKEAEFNDQII; this comes from the coding sequence ATGAGTGAAGACAAGGCATTATCACGTCGCGATTTGCTTAAGACAGGCGGCGCTGCGGCAGCGGCTACTGCTGTTGCGGGAGTTCTACCCATATCGAAGGCCGAAGGCGCAAATGCGGGGCTTCCCCGCTGGGCAATGATTATTGACCTTCGCAAATGTATCGGCTGCAGGGGATGCACTGTCGCCTGCAAGTCGGAGTTTGGCGTTCCGCTCGGCAGGTGGAGCGCAGTTGTCAAACAAATAGAGTCAGGCAAATATCCCAAGGCCAGAAAGGATTTTCTGCCGCGTTTGTGCAATCACTGCTCAGGCGGGAAGGAAGAAGTGCCTCCATGCGTTAAGATATGCCCTCAGTATCCCCTTGATAGAAAAGAGTTTGTAACGCCTGACGGCAAGGTGCACAAATACAGGGACGGAGCCACTTATAAACGTCCGGACGGAATGGTTCTCTTTGATAATTCACAGTGCATAGGATGCGGGAAATGCATTGAGAAATGCCCGTATGGCGTCCGTTACTTTAATCCTTTTGTGACTGCAGGAAAAGATAACACTAAAAACGGTATCGGCAAATGCACATTATGCCAGCACCGTGTTGACAAGGGGCTTATTCCTTCATGTGTAAATACCTGCCAGGGCAGTGCAAGGATATTCGGAGATTTAAATGACCCTGACAGCGAGGTATCAAGGCTTGTCAAAGAATTTAATTTACTGAAGGACAGGGAAAAAACTACACTTCTGCCTCAGGAAAAGACAGAGCCTTATGTATTTTATATTGACCCGAAGAATGTGCTGAAAGCCTACAAAATTAATTCGAAGAAAAAAGAGGCTGAATTTAACGACCAGATAATATAA
- a CDS encoding molybdopterin-dependent oxidoreductase yields the protein MFKLTRRNFMKLGAASGALLAAGEVFKSRALAGTLAPGGKDFTPLTGVERQAIPSSCWQCVTRCPNIGYVEDGRLVKIESNPDSIRTEGKMCAKGQGGVNHSNDPDRILYPMKRVGKRGEGKWKRISWDAALDEVAVRLKRLRDEGHPEKFKFHYGRMKASSEKLIKDVFLGTYGTGTVSGHTTICEGAKWVAQELTWGKSYDNWDFDNTQFVLNFGSNVLEAHTNHIPTAHRLIRAKVDRGIKLVTFDVRLSNTAAKSDEWVPIKPGTDGAVMLAMCSVIINEGIYDKEFLTFVKAAKNPNASADEKITALKSHLSQYTPEWAEKISGVSAAKIKSIAVEFAKTKPACLITYRGAVAHYNGVENERIAQMLSAITGNIDNPGGRCKAVAASWKFPAGPKDKPAAKKLNILDGFKGAVAYPNHHVDHQVFKMIKDGKEGRPEVYMWYCYAPVYANGECQEIIDIFKDESLIPYTVCVNPFYDESAALADLILPDTPYTERWDWDGEVSPMQIAEYQIRQPFIKPLGEARNFADIACDLANKMGFSLGFNSMEEFVRQSCDMTPEIKAAGGFDYMIKNGVWHDPAAKPKFFSYKKEVKEEDIKKEGVIFDEEAQVYWEWKKSKAENEEDAKKKGYTHTKEAWKGYVGQKIGDKVYAGFKPDRVNKSGYLELYSVLMEDKKFNPLPSYMQVPEHEKMKPNELILTTYKVAVITQSRSANCKWLSEIYHDNPAKINPKTAAMLKIKTGDKIKVKSAIGEITTKAEVTEGIVPGIIAISHHVGHWEYGRYASGKKASVEGGAHDNDSDLRLMWWKEHGKHPNWIIPNIPDPIGGQHRGMDTVVTVTKA from the coding sequence ATGTTTAAACTTACTCGCCGTAATTTTATGAAATTAGGTGCAGCCAGCGGCGCCCTGCTGGCTGCCGGAGAGGTTTTTAAATCCCGCGCCCTTGCCGGCACATTAGCGCCGGGAGGTAAAGATTTTACACCTTTAACAGGAGTTGAAAGACAGGCAATTCCTTCTTCCTGCTGGCAGTGTGTTACCAGATGTCCGAACATCGGTTATGTAGAGGATGGAAGGTTAGTTAAAATAGAGTCAAACCCTGACTCCATCAGAACAGAAGGCAAAATGTGCGCTAAGGGACAAGGAGGCGTAAACCACTCCAATGACCCTGACAGGATACTTTATCCGATGAAACGCGTTGGCAAACGCGGCGAGGGGAAGTGGAAGAGAATCTCATGGGATGCAGCCCTTGATGAAGTGGCTGTACGCCTGAAAAGACTTCGTGATGAAGGGCATCCGGAGAAATTTAAATTTCACTACGGCAGGATGAAGGCAAGTTCAGAGAAGCTGATAAAAGATGTTTTCCTTGGGACTTACGGCACGGGAACCGTAAGCGGGCACACGACTATTTGCGAAGGTGCCAAATGGGTAGCTCAGGAATTGACATGGGGTAAATCTTATGACAACTGGGATTTTGACAATACCCAATTTGTGCTGAATTTCGGGAGCAATGTACTTGAGGCTCATACCAATCATATCCCGACGGCGCACAGGCTGATAAGGGCGAAGGTTGACAGAGGGATAAAGCTGGTTACCTTTGATGTGAGGCTTTCCAACACAGCGGCTAAGTCGGATGAATGGGTGCCGATTAAACCGGGCACTGACGGCGCGGTTATGCTTGCCATGTGCAGCGTTATAATAAATGAAGGTATTTATGATAAGGAATTCTTGACCTTTGTCAAGGCGGCAAAAAACCCTAATGCCTCAGCGGACGAAAAGATAACTGCACTGAAATCTCACCTTTCCCAATATACTCCTGAGTGGGCGGAGAAGATAAGCGGGGTAAGCGCGGCAAAGATTAAATCCATTGCAGTTGAATTTGCAAAGACAAAACCTGCATGCCTTATAACATACAGGGGCGCGGTGGCTCATTATAACGGAGTTGAAAATGAACGTATTGCGCAGATGCTTTCTGCAATAACAGGAAACATAGACAATCCGGGCGGCAGGTGCAAGGCAGTTGCAGCTTCGTGGAAATTTCCAGCCGGGCCGAAAGATAAGCCGGCGGCAAAGAAATTAAATATCCTTGACGGGTTTAAAGGCGCGGTAGCATATCCGAATCATCATGTGGACCACCAGGTCTTTAAGATGATTAAAGACGGGAAGGAAGGAAGGCCTGAGGTATATATGTGGTACTGCTATGCCCCTGTTTATGCCAATGGCGAGTGTCAGGAGATAATAGATATCTTTAAAGATGAAAGTCTGATTCCTTACACTGTGTGCGTCAATCCGTTCTATGATGAATCGGCGGCATTGGCTGACCTTATTCTGCCCGATACCCCTTATACTGAGAGATGGGATTGGGACGGTGAAGTCTCTCCAATGCAGATTGCCGAATATCAGATCCGACAGCCGTTTATTAAACCGCTGGGTGAGGCAAGAAATTTTGCAGATATAGCCTGTGATCTTGCAAATAAGATGGGTTTTTCCTTAGGATTTAATTCTATGGAGGAATTTGTCAGGCAGTCATGCGACATGACTCCGGAGATAAAGGCAGCCGGCGGGTTTGATTACATGATCAAAAATGGGGTATGGCATGACCCGGCTGCCAAGCCGAAATTTTTCTCATACAAGAAAGAGGTTAAGGAAGAGGATATCAAAAAAGAAGGCGTCATTTTTGATGAAGAGGCACAGGTTTACTGGGAATGGAAGAAATCAAAGGCTGAGAATGAGGAAGACGCTAAGAAGAAAGGCTACACTCATACAAAGGAAGCATGGAAGGGATATGTGGGCCAGAAAATAGGTGATAAAGTTTATGCCGGCTTCAAGCCGGACAGGGTTAACAAGTCAGGTTATCTGGAGCTTTATTCTGTGCTTATGGAGGATAAGAAGTTTAACCCTCTGCCGAGTTATATGCAGGTGCCTGAGCATGAAAAGATGAAACCAAACGAACTGATTCTCACAACATATAAGGTTGCTGTCATAACGCAATCCCGCTCTGCAAACTGCAAATGGTTAAGCGAGATATATCATGACAATCCCGCAAAAATAAACCCTAAGACAGCGGCCATGCTGAAGATTAAAACCGGCGATAAGATTAAGGTTAAATCCGCTATTGGCGAGATTACCACAAAGGCAGAAGTAACAGAGGGAATTGTGCCGGGTATTATAGCAATCTCGCACCATGTAGGGCACTGGGAATACGGGAGGTATGCATCAGGCAAGAAGGCGTCTGTTGAAGGCGGGGCGCATGATAATGACTCGGACCTCAGACTTATGTGGTGGAAGGAACACGGAAAGCATCCTAATTGGATAATACCGAATATTCCCGACCCGATAGGCGGACAGCACCGGGGTATGGATACGGTTGTTACAGTTACAAAGGCATAG